One part of the Phacochoerus africanus isolate WHEZ1 chromosome 7, ROS_Pafr_v1, whole genome shotgun sequence genome encodes these proteins:
- the LOC125131715 gene encoding olfactory receptor 6C2-like, translating to MMRNHTRLTTFILLGLTDDPQLQALLFIFLLVTYMLSVTGNLTIISLTLVNSQLKSAMYFFLQNFSFLEISFTTVCIPRFLYSMSTGDKTITYNACTSQLFFFIFFGSTEFFLLAIMSYDRYVAICKPLHYVTIMNSRVCRRFVLSCWAGGLFIIPLLSLGLNLEFCDSNVIDHFLCDASPTLKISCSDTWFIDQMVIACAVMTFIMTLVCVVLSYVYIIKTILRFLSAQQREKAFSTCSSHMLVVSITYGSCIFIYIKPSAKEEVDINKDVSVLTTSIAPMLNPFINTLRNKQVKQAFSYSVKRMAFFSKK from the coding sequence ATGATGAGAAACCATACAAGACTCACGACATTCATTCTGCTGGGACTGACTGATGACCCACAACTTCAAGCTCTCCTATTTATCTTCCTGCTTGTCACCTACATGCTGAGTGTGACTGGCAATCTGACGATCATCTCCCTCACCCTAGTGAATTCTCAGCTTAAATCtgccatgtactttttcctccaaaatttctCCTTCTTAGAGATCTCATTCACTACAGTCTGTATTCCCAGATTCCTTTATAGCATGTCTACTGGAGACAAGACCATTACTTATAATGCCTGTACTAGTCAgctattctttttcatcttttttggatcaacagaattttttctcttggccatcatgtcctatgaccgctatgtggccatctgcaaacccctgcaTTATGTGACCATCATGAACAGCCGAGTCTGCAGAAGGTTTGTCCTCTCCTGTTGGGCTGGAGGCTTGTTCATAATCCCTCTACTTAGCCTAGGCTTAAATCTGGAGTTCTGTGACTCTAACGTCATTGATCATTTTCTCTGCGATGCATCACCTACCCTCAAGATCTCTTGTTCAGACACATGGTTCATAGACCAGATGGTTATAGCCTGCGCCGTGATGACCTTCATCATGACCCTTGTGTGTGTGGTTCTTTCCTATGTATACATCATCAAGACAATCCTAAGATTCCTCTCCGcccagcaaagggaaaaggcttTTTCCACCTGTTCGTCCCACATGCTTGTTGTATCCATCACCTATGGAAGCTGCATCTTCATTTACATTAAGCCCTCAGCAAAGGAAGAAGTGGACATTAATAAGGATGTGTCAGTGCTCACCACTTCCATTGCCCCAATGCTAAACCCCTTTATAAATACCCTGAGGAACAAGCAAGTGAAGCAGGCATTCAGTTATTCAGTCAAAAGAATGgcatttttctcaaagaaatag
- the LOC125131717 gene encoding LOW QUALITY PROTEIN: olfactory receptor 6C2-like (The sequence of the model RefSeq protein was modified relative to this genomic sequence to represent the inferred CDS: inserted 1 base in 1 codon), translated as MRNHTITTFILLGLTDDPRMKVLIFIFLFFTYMLSAAGNLTIISLTFIDCRLRTAMYFFLQNFSFLEISFTTACIPRFLYNIAMGDKIITYAACAAQIFFTYLFGITEFFLXAIMSFDRYVAICKPLHYVTIMNNRVCNRLIISCWMAGLCIIIPPLSLGLNLEFCDSNVIDHFFCDATPLLKISCSDTRFIERMILVCAVLTFILTLVCVVLSYIYIIMTILRFSSSQQRTKAFSTCSSHMIVVSITYGSCIFIYIKPSARKEVALNKGVSLLISSISPTLNPFIYTLRNEQVKKALNDLIKRITFFFKK; from the exons ATGAGAAACCACACAATAACAACATTCATCCTTCTGGGACTGACTGATGACCCACGAATGAAAGTTCtgattttcatcttccttttctttacctACATGTTGAGTGCAGCTGGGAATCTGACCATTATCTCCCTCACCTTCATAGATTGCCGCCTTAGGACAGCCATGtacttttttctccaaaatttctctttcttggaaATCTCATTCACAACGGCTTGTATTCCCAGATTTTTGTACAACATAGCAATGGGTGACAAAATCATTACTTATGCAGCTTGTGCTgctcaaatattttttacttacCTTTTTGGGATAACGGAATTTTTTC CTGCCATCATGTCCTTTGACCGCTATGTAGCCATCTGCAAACCCTTGCACTATGTAACCATCATGAACAACAGAGTCTGCAATAGGTTAATCATCAGCTGTTGGATGGCTGGTTTGTGCATCATAATCCCCCCACTAAGCCTGGGCCTCAATCTGGAATTCTGTGACTCTAACGTCATCGACCATTTTTTCTGTGATGCCACTCCTCTGCTAAAGATATCATGCTCAGACACACGGTTCATAGAGAGAATGATTTTAGTGTGTGCTGTGCTGACATTCATCTTGACCCTTGTGTGTGTAGTTCTGTCCTACATTTATATCATCATGACAATTCTAAGATTCTCTTCCTCTCAGCAAAGGACAAAAGCCTTTTCGACCTGTTCTTCCCACATGATTGTGGTTTCCATCACTTACGGCAGCTGTATATTCATCTACATCAAACCTTCAGCCAGGAAAGAGGTGGCTCTTAATAAGGGAGTTTCCCTGCTCATTTCTTCTATTTCACCCACGTTGAACCCTTTTATTTATACCCTGAGAAACGAGCAAGTGAAGAAAGCCTTGAATGACTTGATCAAAAGGATTACGTTCTTCttcaaaaagtaa
- the LOC125130367 gene encoding olfactory receptor 6C2-like, which yields MRNRTITTFILLGLTDDPKLQVLIFIFLFVAYMLSVTGNMTIIALTFVDSHLKTPMYFFLKNFSFLEISFISSCIPRYLYSIATGDKVITYNACVIQVCFTDLCGVTEFFLLAAMSYDRYVAICKPLHYVTIMSSRVCGILISSCWMAGLCVLIPPLSLGLNLKFCDSNRLDHFGCDAFPLVKISCSDTWLMEQTVIICAVLTLNMTLTCVVLSYAYIIKTIFRFPSVQQRKKAFSTCSSHMIVVSITYGTCIFIYMNPTAKGEVTIKKVVSLLIFSVSPTLNPFIYTLRNNQVKKAFKDSIKRIALLSTKQKK from the coding sequence ATGAGAAACCGAACAATAACAACATTCATCCTGCTGGGACTGACAGACGACCCCAAGCTACAGgttctgatttttatctttctatttgtaGCCTACATGCTGAGTGTAACCGGAAACATGACCATCATCGCACTCACCTTTGTGGATTCCCACCTGAAAACACCCAtgtactttttcttaaaaaatttctccTTCTTGGAGATCTCATTCATATCTTCTTGCATCCCCAGATACCTATATAGCATAGCAACAGGTGACAAGGTCATTACCTATAATGCTTGTGTCATTCAAGTGTGTTTCACTGACCTCTGTGGAGTAACAGAGTTTTTTCTCCTGGCCgccatgtcctatgaccgctacgtggccatctgcaaacccctgcaTTATGTGACCATCATGAGCAGCAGAGTCTGTGGGATTCTCATCAGCTCTTGTTGGATGGCTGGTCTGTGTGTTTTAATCCCACCACTTAGCCTGGGTTTAAATCTGAAATTCTGTGACTCTAACAGGCTTGATCATTTTGGCTGTGATGCGTTTCCCTTAGTGAAAATCTCATGCTCAGACACATGGCTCATGGAACAGACGGTTATAATCTGTGCTGTGCTGACCCTGAATATGACTCTCACTTGTGTAGTTCTGTCCTATGCCTACATCATCAAGACAATTTTTAGGTTCCCTTCTgttcagcaaaggaaaaaagcctTTTCGACCTGCTCTTCCCACATGATTGTGGTTTCCATCACCTATGGAACGTGCATTTTCATCTACATGAATCCTACAGCAAAGGGAGAAGTGACTATTAAAAAAGTGGTTTCACTGCTCATTTTTTCTGTTTCACCTACTTTGAATCCGTTTATTTATACTTTGAGAAATAATCAAGTTAAGAAAGCCTTTAAGGACTCAATCAAAAGAATTGCCTTGCTCtcaacaaagcaaaagaaataa